The DNA sequence AAAGTTTTTGATTCTAATCCTTTAATGATCAATTAACTGATCTTTTAACTTTTCTCAACAAATCGGTTTAGTTCAAAATCGACCACAAATCAACAAACACcatgcaaataaatattttaaggagTTATAtgtttgctaaaaagaacattattttgtgtattaggtgtaatgcaatgtgtttatgtggtttaaagttaaaaaaaaagtttaaagttaaaaaaacatatatattttatatatatttaaatatatattttccacatactgtacattattgtttgtcCTCTATGCACTGCCTTCTGAAACacgtcgattttttttttacaattctcaGCGgcctgaaaagcgaggtgtgctctgattggtcagttatccagtgctttgtgattggccgaatgccacaagaatgtgatggaaatgttacgccccttgtcATACTGTGATGCATGTCACGATCAAGATATAATGACAATAGACCCTAAATGGGTTTATTAATACCAAGTACCAATGATTTAAGTCTGCATGTTGATAATGAGGACCAACAAGCTTACAATGAGTTCTGAAATTTATGAACCCGAGTGCACCATTTAAGAGCATGTCAAAGAACATTAAAAGCTGGAAGGTGCAAATTTCTACTAACCATCTCCATAATCAAGAACTAGCAAAAAAAGAAGCAGAAACTCCAAATGAAAAAGTAGGctttatttctaaaaataaaaccacagcTTTAACTTGTGTTTAGACTGTAATTGATTTACATGAGATTTAAAAGATTAAGcttaatcaaatataaaacaaagaTATTTGTATTCTATTAAAGTGCCTTGCAAAGCTCTAACCAATGTAGGGTTTGGTTTTAGTCCTTTATTTAACAGAGAAATAAACTTTTGTTGTTCATATtctttgaatataaaaaaaaagcctaACTTCAGTTTTGTTAGCTTTATAAATTAATTTCTAGCATTAATTAATGGAACAATTAATTCACAGCAAgactaattgtattattattattatataattaccaatgaattaatttttgtttttatcctATTGCAAGAAAGATGGTAACAGgcctggtcaaaaaaaaaaaaaaaatcacactgtaTAGGTTGAATCAGTCCTTATTTTACTCTTTTTCTTCTCCatatgtcaaaaaaaataaactggtagagcatttcaaataatttttcaagATTAGTCCACGCAGGAATCAGCTAGCAAAAAATAGGCAGAGATACAAGGTATGGTATTTCCGATAAGAATAAAATTTCATATGCCACTACTACAGAATTGAACAGAATGAACAAAGGCTTGTTTAGCTCTGTAGCGTTTTCTCAGCCAGAGCACAAGGCGTATCTGAAGCTTGGTGTGCACAGCACCCAATGATATTACTGAAGCTGGTTTCAGCTCTCAGGCCACAATCCCTCAAATCTCATTCAAACAACAGCCTTCCTTTCTTTAGTGTTCTCTGAGGTGTGGCGGTACGGCCGTGTCATAGAGAGAGAGGTAAAGCAAGGACGTTAAGGCACTGAGAGTTGAGTTGGTGGTAAAAGAGAGTGAGATGGCGATAGGCGACCATCATACTGAAGTCACGGTGTTAAAGGCACGAGGCAGAGCAAGTGGCAAAGGGGCACAGGTGAGTAAGAGGATCTTAGCGAAGGTCACTTTCATCATCTTGTAAGGATTTCTTGATACGAAGCAGCATGGTGGTGAGCCACTGATCCAGTCGTGAGATGGTGTCATACTCCTTTACCTGAAAGAGAAAGAATTGAAAATTATGAAGAGCCCTGCTATTGTTTCTCTGAACTGATGTGACAGACATGTCATGTAGGTAAGACTAGGAAGCTATGGTGAAACTATGCTTCTAGTCACATGAATATTGTTTAAGAGGTTTTATAAGCAACAGATAGGGCAAGCATGTGCTTGTCTTACAGCATCAGTATATGCATCCACGTTCTGTTCCTCAAAGGCATCTAaaagtttctgtaaaaaaaaaaaaaaaaaatgaaaaaagctcATTTTAAACACATATCCATCCATCATCCTTCGGTCAGAACCTGCTGTTGCTGTTACCCAACACAGTCCACTGACAGAATGGtttattcacaattattttacTTTACTGGCATGATTATTTTAGACAAATGAGTATAAACACTCTCAGCAGGTATCATCTTTGCACTGAATTCAAAATTACAAAAAGCCAATCTAGAATCATGCCGTCAGAGCAAGGTGTATAAAACTGGTTTAGTGTAAAACTGGTTTGCTTTGTCAATTAATGATTCACCTCAAGattgaggaaaaaaacatgtttttacaagctaaaaatactaaaaattactattgtaaaaataatattttatactaTTATAAAAACCTTTGATAAGCCATGAAGTTGTATGgaatactttaaaaataaagaaataaataaaaacaaataataaagaaataaaataataagaaaaaatgaaTGAACGAACATATTCATAAATAGGAATAAATTAAcggagtaaataaataaagaatcaaataaattctacatttaaaaaaaacacctagGGTTAGGGGTTCAAATCCTCAAAATTATAAGCAATGAAATtttctaaacattaaaaaaaaaaaaattgtttgttgcTGTGGTCATTTTTGTTGCTGAGATCCAGCCTTACCTTCACCAATTTGCATTCACGTGAATCTGAAAAGGCTGGAAACATTTCCTCATACTTCTGGACAGCAAGCTACAAGGATGGCATCAAGGACAAGGAATatgaaagggaactgcaaatgacaGCTGTTTTCCATCAGCTTCTTTAAAGATGTGGTTCATACCTTAGCATTCAGCATGTCCACACAGAAGTGACAGAGAGCAGCCTTAAAGAAATAGTCTTTTGCGCTGTATTTCAACAGAGTGCTGTCCATTGCATGTGTTGCAACCTGGAAACCCACCAACACAAAACAGACTGACTGATAGTGACTGATATTTTACCCGACACAGAAAATGCCTGACAGGTAGATATTATATTTAAGCTTATATTACTTTCACAAGTTCAGCATTTCCCCAactgaaatttataaaaaaataactggtTGCCTTGATAAAAGTCTACATCTTTCCATatacaaaaaaattgtatgttCACTCTTAAAAGCTACCATTATTTACATATCCAAATCAATGCTTGTTACACATGAAGGAAAAATATTTCCGTGTAAAACACTGATGACCTTCATATGATATCTCCTAGGGTATCAAGTGTACTGAAACCAGACTGACATAGTTTTGTTTACCTGTTCATAGATCTCAGTGGCTTTAGGGTACTGCTCCAGTTGAGCTGCATAGGTGGCAACTTTGAGAAGGCACTTGTTGGCAGAGCTTTCACATCAGAGAAGAACAGACAGATTAGAAACAGTTCTAGATCATAACTCGGTTATGATTACGGAAAGAAACTCCCCCCAAAAAAATCATGTGATAATGAAGATTTGGGTCATGTGTCATATGCTGCCTGCAAGGCGGTGTATCTCAATATGATACGGTTAATGTGAGATGGGAGCAAAGGTCTTTGCCTTCAGCAAACATGCTTGCTATGCATTACGTACTGATATTGTAATCAAAACCATTCATTGGAGAAGACCTGATTTTATATATAACCTCATTTCTACTGGTCGTTTCTGTATCATCATTTAGGATTGATGCAAGTCTTGAGCACTAGGAGTAAAAACAGCTTTAAAACCATCGTACCTTGTGGATTCCTCGCCTTTATAATAGTCTGCTGCCTGTTCATAGTGAGCTATGGCCTAAGGAAAGGTTATAAAGTACTTTGATtaaattatagtaaaagtgatagGTCAGAGGTTTTCAGACTTGTCCCGCAGGTCCCCTAGCCCTGCACATTGtgtatgtctccctcatctaacacatctgatcagctcattagtagagaccgcaaAACCTGAATTGGATGCGTctgataagggagacatacaaaatgtgcacgGGCTTGGGTTCCTCTGGGATAAGTTTGAAAACTCCTGTGATAAGTTATGCAACCTTACTTTACAATAGAAAATAATCAGTCAATGTGACAAAAGAAATCTGACCTTGTCAATGTCCACCAGTTCCGTTTCATAAATTTCAGCAATGGTGACGTGGTGTTTTGCTGCAATTGTAAATCGACCCTACAAGATGAGACACATAAAACAACCAGCATCACATTTACAGTCTAGGCATGACTAAATGCATAATTAACATAAAATCAATGATAACATGATTGACTGGTGAAAAAGAGCTTCAATTTCTTCAAGTTCAGCAGGTTAGTTTTAGCTGAAAAACACCACTGCCCATTTTCCTCTATAGAAAGCCATCCGAAatagtagaatatatatatatatatatattaaaaatatatattttgcccccatttttcatgagctgaactcaaagatctaagacttacTCTATATACACAAaaagcctatttctctcaaatattgttcacaaatctgtctaaatctgtgttagtgagcacttctcctttgcaaaGATAATCCattccacctcacaggtgtggcatatcaagatgctgattagacagcatgattattgcacatgtGCGTCTTAGGCTTGCCACAataagttttactgtattgggggtccagggggtccaaaaaccagtcagtatcttgtgtgaccaccatttgcctcatgcagtgcaacacatcttcacatagagttgatcaggttgttgactGTGGCCTTtgggatgttggtccactcctcttcaatggctgtgtgaagttgctggatattggcaggaactgtcGTATACAccaatccagagcatcccaaacatgctcaatgggtgacatgtccagtgagAATGCTgaccatgcaagaactgggatgttttcagcttccaggaattgtgtataGATCCTTGCAACGtggggccatgcattatcatgctgcaacatgaggtgatagtcttggatgaatggcacaacaatgggcctcaggattttatgccatcaataaaatgcacctgtgttcattgtctATATAACATACGCCtgtccataccataaccccacagccaccatgggccactcgatccacaaagatgacatcagcaaaccactcACTCACATGACGCCATACACGCCGTAACATTAGGAAGTGAcgataatactttttgtacgcaaagtaaataaaaataatgactttattcaacaatttgtctcctctgtgtctctccccatcacCGTAgccccattttggagaatatccgctGAACGCAAACTACATACGCTCTTCTGTGTACACAGATACGttttctgtgtgtatttatgctttgatttgaaagagaacagtgcatccttgtggcacggctgacacagaagagcgtaagctGCTTGTGTTCagcggatattctccaaaatggtgctatacAGTGATGCGAGGAGACAGACATAGAGGAGAtgaattgctgaataaaataattatttttgttttcttcgcgtacaaaagtattctcatcgcttcataacgttactgttgaaccactaatggcagatggactattctgaagatgctttccatacttttctggaccttcaAAATATAGTTTACTTGGCAgactatgggacagtcacaagcttcCTAGttctcatccaaaatatcttaaattgtgttccgaagacacaCATagcttttaagggtttggaacgacatgggggtaaagtgataaatgacaaaagtttcattttgggatggagtaacACTTTAAAAGCGAATTAGTAGACCAATCATTAAAAAACAATGACTCATTCTAAAATGAAATAAGGTTTGTAAACAAGGAAATTATTTTAACTATGAACAACACTGACATGCAGAGCTCTCTTCACCGCTGTCCCAGTCAGGGGAAATCTTCTTAATCTAAAGAACATTACAAAGTTATGCTTTCCTCAATCAGATTGATTGTTATCCCACACAAATGTGTGATTGAACTCAGGGATGGACAGTATTTCAcatacatgtatttaaaatacgtatttgaaatacaaaatactattttgtatttaaaagtatttggcaaaaatctaatgtaatttgcatttaaatacatttaagattagtgttttttgtaatttcaaaacacaaaatactttATGTACTTGTGTAAGTCAACCTCTTTATCGGGTTGCTGATTAGTTTAGACACACCCCTCTCCCCAACCCCAACATTCATCATGTGAGCTGCAGCTGTACAACTCTATTCAGCATTGGGGTTTTTCTGTAATAAGATAATTGGTCAATTTTACATGTTGATTAAAGTTTAAATAGTGTATCATTCAGATTTGCCTTCAGTTATCATGAAAGAATAAAAGAGCACTGACAAGGGGAAAAAATAGTGTTAGCCAATCAGTTTTAATAGTTAACTAGCTTGTCAAATGTGTTTAAAGCATGTTAGGGCTGGGTAATATTACAATACATATCATGGCGATGATATAAAGTGTGAATCAACTGAAGTTTTTTATATCATTAACATAGACAGGCCTGTTGGGGTAAGCAAATATATCCATGCAGCTTTTAGTGGGCAGGAATTATTGGAATATTGGGAATGGAGAAGGAAGCATGGATTAATGAGTAACTGAATGTAATGTGCTTGGTGAAATTGTACTTATTAAAAGTGTACATGTGTATGTGTCCTCTATAGATTCAGTGGTTGGAGTTGGGTTAATACTCCTATACAAGTTGGCTACATTTAAACTCAAAACATATTGATCATTTAATAATTGTTGTAAtgctaaaatgtttgttttcaacTTCCAAAATAGGTGTCCAGTGATTGATAAATAAGTATTTGATTGTCGAATACTGTACCCTAGGTGTTATGTAGGATCATGATTTTGCATACCATTGCATGAATAGATGCCCGACacataatatattcatatattcatgatAAACAATCAAATGATTAATTAGTTGATATGAATACAGTTTCTTCTTATGAATGACTTGTTTGTCATTGAGTCAGTGTTGCTGATGCAAAGTAGGCCCTTCATTAACAGACACCAAGTAACTAAATTAGGACAATGG is a window from the Carassius carassius chromosome 13, fCarCar2.1, whole genome shotgun sequence genome containing:
- the LOC132155881 gene encoding alpha-soluble NSF attachment protein-like translates to MDNSGKEKEAMALMAEAEKKVKSSQSFFGSLFGGSSKMEDACDLYGRAANMFKMAKNWSASGNAFSQAALLHLQMQSKHDAATNFIDAGNAFKKSDPQEAINCLNRAIEIYTDMGRFTIAAKHHVTIAEIYETELVDIDKAIAHYEQAADYYKGEESTSSANKCLLKVATYAAQLEQYPKATEIYEQVATHAMDSTLLKYSAKDYFFKAALCHFCVDMLNAKLAVQKYEEMFPAFSDSRECKLVKKLLDAFEEQNVDAYTDAVKEYDTISRLDQWLTTMLLRIKKSLQDDESDLR